One Alcaligenes ammonioxydans DNA segment encodes these proteins:
- a CDS encoding YceI family protein codes for MIKPVIALSASFLLVFAAQAAPVSYQVEPSHTFVHFSYKHLGLSTQNQRFDKAQGTVTLDQQAKTGSIDMKVDTRSVSTGFPLFDEHIQGKDYFDTAQFPEATFVSKEIQFDGDKPVSAKGDLTIKGITKPVTMNIESFLTMSKHPMLNKPALGADGKIEIKRSDFGMAANVPHVGDEVTIRIALEAIAP; via the coding sequence ATGATCAAACCAGTGATTGCTCTGTCCGCCAGCTTCCTCCTTGTCTTTGCCGCTCAAGCCGCGCCGGTGAGCTATCAGGTTGAGCCCAGCCACACCTTTGTACACTTCAGCTACAAGCACCTGGGCCTGAGCACTCAAAACCAGCGTTTCGACAAAGCACAAGGCACGGTTACCCTGGATCAGCAAGCCAAAACCGGCAGCATCGACATGAAAGTCGACACCCGTTCGGTCAGCACCGGCTTTCCCCTGTTCGATGAACACATTCAAGGCAAGGATTACTTTGATACGGCCCAGTTCCCTGAAGCCACGTTCGTATCCAAGGAAATTCAATTCGACGGCGACAAGCCTGTGTCCGCCAAAGGCGATCTGACCATCAAGGGCATTACCAAGCCCGTTACCATGAACATTGAGTCGTTCCTGACCATGTCCAAGCACCCGATGTTGAATAAACCCGCCCTGGGTGCGGATGGCAAGATCGAGATCAAGCGCAGCGACTTTGGCATGGCTGCCAATGTGCCCCATGTCGGTGATGAGGTCACCATCCGTATCGCCCTGGAGGCCATCGCGCCCTGA
- a CDS encoding RsiV family protein, with product MTLQRPYQLLLIGLTTLALSACSSTPSSNISLIPTQTQDQTEKDGVFTQSLNYKHIKPGCTGECPRLEVKSLIFPGNPELTGLVDESLAHMTVITDRHPGYRGLKEFENYYWATANHRDEVHLSARTRYRNRDLTVVELSSGIYMTGAAHGITATQFINWDNRLKMALPLDRIIAPGKIKPFQELVRQAHQNWLSGLSEAREDRAGWDRMWPFQPAQNIALTDQGLLVKYNPYEIAPYSFGQPEFLLPYSQLKGILRPDYLPAN from the coding sequence ATGACCTTACAGCGCCCTTATCAGCTGCTGCTTATTGGCCTGACAACCCTGGCTCTGTCGGCGTGCTCCAGCACGCCAAGCTCCAATATTTCCCTGATCCCCACGCAAACCCAGGATCAGACGGAAAAAGACGGTGTCTTTACCCAATCCCTGAACTACAAGCACATCAAGCCTGGCTGTACCGGCGAATGCCCGCGCCTGGAAGTCAAATCCCTGATTTTCCCCGGTAATCCTGAGCTAACCGGGCTGGTCGATGAAAGCCTGGCACACATGACCGTCATCACCGACCGCCATCCCGGTTATCGTGGTTTGAAAGAGTTCGAGAACTACTACTGGGCCACGGCCAATCATCGCGATGAAGTTCATCTGTCAGCCCGTACGCGCTACCGCAACCGCGATCTGACCGTTGTAGAGCTAAGTTCAGGCATTTACATGACCGGTGCCGCTCACGGTATTACGGCCACGCAGTTCATCAACTGGGACAATCGCCTGAAAATGGCCCTGCCCCTGGATCGTATTATCGCCCCAGGCAAGATCAAACCTTTCCAGGAACTGGTACGTCAAGCCCATCAGAACTGGCTCTCCGGCCTGAGCGAAGCGCGCGAGGATCGCGCCGGCTGGGACAGAATGTGGCCTTTCCAGCCCGCTCAGAATATTGCGCTGACGGACCAGGGGCTGTTGGTGAAGTACAACCCCTATGAGATCGCCCCCTATTCCTTCGGTCAGCCTGAGTTCTTGCTGCCTTACTCCCAATTGAAAGGCATATTGCGCCCCGACTATCTGCCCGCCAACTAG
- a CDS encoding ankyrin repeat domain-containing protein, with protein sequence MMLPLALLMSTSVQAQEPELESRNWYLALENDRPNIIEQEFIKGANPNAVDSKGNPSLMLAIRNKSWKVVDTLLANRQTNVNIENEARETPMMYLALMGETDRLRDLQARGGQVNRVGWSPLHYAASKGHEDTVRYLLSQKAIVNAPAPDGTSPLMMAALSGKRAVVDLLLAAGADPGMQNAQGLSAADWARSANHDQLAAYLEQTLARKAGSTPPPAGSSSGESVQTYGVPERVEQPDLNRVQTVTVEPAASPAADSTSSAPAASSGTSRYFDLDRFDKPVQP encoded by the coding sequence ATGATGCTGCCTCTGGCCCTGCTGATGTCCACCTCTGTGCAGGCGCAGGAGCCTGAGTTGGAAAGCCGGAACTGGTATTTGGCGCTGGAAAATGATCGCCCCAACATCATTGAGCAGGAATTCATCAAAGGGGCGAACCCTAATGCGGTGGACTCCAAGGGCAATCCCTCTTTGATGCTGGCGATCCGCAACAAGTCCTGGAAAGTGGTGGATACCTTGCTGGCCAATCGCCAAACCAATGTGAACATCGAGAACGAGGCCCGTGAAACCCCCATGATGTATCTGGCCCTGATGGGGGAAACCGACCGTTTACGTGATTTGCAGGCACGAGGAGGGCAAGTGAACCGAGTGGGTTGGTCGCCCTTGCACTACGCAGCCTCTAAAGGTCATGAAGACACGGTACGCTACCTGCTGTCGCAAAAAGCGATTGTGAATGCGCCCGCACCCGACGGTACCAGTCCCTTGATGATGGCGGCCTTATCGGGCAAACGTGCGGTGGTGGATCTGTTATTGGCGGCCGGTGCAGACCCAGGCATGCAAAATGCCCAGGGTTTGAGCGCTGCAGACTGGGCGCGTTCAGCCAACCACGATCAATTGGCCGCCTATCTCGAACAGACGCTTGCCCGCAAGGCCGGCTCGACTCCTCCTCCCGCAGGATCATCTTCGGGAGAGAGTGTACAGACCTATGGTGTGCCCGAACGCGTGGAGCAGCCCGATCTTAATCGGGTCCAGACTGTCACGGTCGAGCCTGCCGCTTCGCCTGCGGCGGACAGTACAAGTTCTGCTCCCGCCGCTTCCAGTGGTACCAGTCGTTACTTTGATCTGGATCGTTTCGACAAGCCCGTTCAGCCTTAA
- a CDS encoding ClbS/DfsB family four-helix bundle protein, with protein sequence MAVPQNKQELLQAISSSYQQLRAELLTVPEERCRERSLQGHVKGTQMSVSDLVAYLIGWNELVLKWSHAKVRGEAVDFPERGFKWNELGALAQKFYADYADLSYSELLTRLQDVYGRIVELVGHCTDQALYGAPWYKTYSQGRMIQFNTASPYANARNRLRQWKKANSLA encoded by the coding sequence ATGGCAGTACCGCAAAACAAACAGGAGTTACTGCAGGCTATCTCTAGTAGCTATCAACAACTCAGGGCAGAGTTGCTGACGGTTCCTGAGGAGCGATGCCGCGAGCGCAGCCTGCAAGGGCATGTCAAAGGAACACAGATGAGCGTGTCGGATCTGGTGGCTTATTTAATCGGTTGGAACGAACTGGTATTGAAGTGGAGTCACGCCAAAGTTCGGGGGGAAGCGGTCGATTTTCCCGAACGTGGTTTCAAATGGAACGAGCTGGGGGCCTTGGCACAGAAGTTCTACGCGGATTATGCCGATCTTTCTTATTCGGAACTGCTTACCCGTCTCCAGGATGTCTATGGCCGGATTGTGGAGCTGGTCGGACACTGTACCGACCAGGCCTTGTACGGTGCCCCTTGGTACAAGACCTACTCACAGGGGCGCATGATTCAGTTCAATACGGCCTCGCCGTATGCCAATGCGCGAAATCGGCTGCGCCAATGGAAGAAAGCAAATTCGCTGGCCTGA
- a CDS encoding YceI family protein, which yields MKKSVFVSLLAGSLGLSLSLAANAKNYQTLDAQNSEIGFQYSQMGVKLDGQFRKFEGELNFNPDALDQSKVVLKVALDSVDTGSEEADDELQDVRWFDIDAHPQAVFSSKRFRAVSAQQYEVQGTLQIKGREQPVTVMATMAPEGDKATFSGAFDIKRGDFSIGEGSWSSYDIVANEITVNFKIDAR from the coding sequence ATGAAAAAATCTGTCTTCGTGTCCCTTCTGGCCGGCTCCTTGGGTCTCAGTCTCAGTCTGGCGGCCAATGCCAAGAACTACCAGACGCTGGATGCCCAAAATAGCGAAATCGGCTTTCAGTATTCGCAAATGGGCGTGAAGCTGGATGGCCAATTTCGCAAGTTTGAAGGCGAGCTGAACTTCAACCCCGACGCCCTGGATCAGTCCAAGGTGGTGTTGAAAGTGGCACTGGATAGCGTGGATACCGGCTCGGAAGAAGCCGATGACGAATTGCAGGACGTACGCTGGTTCGACATTGACGCGCATCCCCAGGCCGTTTTCAGCTCCAAGCGTTTCCGTGCCGTCAGCGCCCAGCAATATGAAGTGCAAGGCACGCTGCAGATCAAAGGCCGTGAACAGCCCGTTACTGTCATGGCAACCATGGCACCCGAAGGCGATAAAGCTACGTTCAGCGGCGCTTTTGACATTAAGCGTGGCGACTTCTCGATCGGTGAAGGCTCCTGGTCCAGTTACGACATCGTGGCCAACGAGATCACCGTCAATTTCAAGATTGATGCCCGGTAA
- a CDS encoding DUF2789 family protein, translating into MSDNLFRFHDLFAQLGLPNSPEAIARFLNEHRPLPNDVLLADAPFWDASQADFIREKRLQDAPEWIQVIDQLSEALRETRDVVSSDRPCRVLALSGSLRQGSFNTALAHAAQAQAPQGMTVEVATLHGIPLYDGDLESSNGIPEAVLSLKAKILNADALLLVTPEYNNGVPGVFKNGIDWLSRTDRNAIFSGRLTGLVGASMGGFGTISSQAAWLPTLKMLGVSLYSGGSLMVSRAQNSFDAAGTLHDEHTLNLLSTYLQGFHRFVQASQPSRAHQTSA; encoded by the coding sequence ATGTCTGATAATTTGTTCCGCTTTCACGACCTGTTTGCCCAATTGGGTTTGCCGAACTCACCTGAGGCGATTGCCCGCTTTCTGAACGAACACCGCCCCTTGCCCAACGACGTCCTGCTGGCGGATGCCCCTTTTTGGGATGCCTCCCAGGCGGATTTCATTCGGGAAAAACGCCTGCAGGATGCGCCCGAATGGATTCAGGTCATTGATCAACTCAGCGAAGCGCTGCGTGAGACCAGGGACGTCGTAAGTTCAGATAGGCCTTGTCGTGTGCTGGCCCTCTCTGGGAGCCTGCGCCAGGGCTCTTTCAATACCGCCTTGGCTCATGCAGCCCAAGCCCAGGCCCCTCAGGGCATGACGGTTGAAGTGGCAACCTTGCACGGCATCCCCCTGTATGACGGCGATCTCGAAAGCAGCAACGGCATTCCAGAGGCGGTACTGAGCTTGAAAGCAAAAATTCTGAATGCAGACGCGCTCCTTCTGGTCACCCCCGAATACAACAATGGCGTACCCGGCGTGTTCAAGAACGGCATTGACTGGCTATCACGCACTGATAGGAACGCCATTTTCTCAGGACGTTTAACGGGGTTGGTCGGTGCCTCCATGGGGGGATTTGGCACGATTTCATCCCAGGCGGCCTGGCTGCCCACACTGAAAATGTTGGGTGTGTCCCTCTACAGCGGGGGCTCTTTGATGGTGTCTCGCGCACAGAACTCCTTTGACGCAGCGGGCACGTTACACGATGAGCACACCCTGAACCTGCTGAGCACGTATCTGCAGGGTTTCCACCGTTTTGTCCAGGCCTCCCAGCCAAGCAGAGCACATCAAACAAGCGCGTAA
- a CDS encoding deoxynucleotide monophosphate kinase family protein, whose product MSLLIGLAAKARSGKDTVANLLLAHSPLLAAYALADPVKMGCEVLFGLSPAQAWTDDSLKEVPIALWQRSPRQCFQLLGTDWMRERDPDHWLRRAQHLLKFGPGAALVRKPQDYSVWALALPALYGLSAEQLDGEQADRVDSFWGLSPRQAVEHLRSRVLSQYPDFEQRRQALPLRAPSHQLPDMSQARCLLIKDIRYENEADFIRQNGGEIWHIERPGNPVISQHSSEWGIARAPQDYLIRNDAGLPELANKVHDLWRGFTQRHGLLA is encoded by the coding sequence GTGAGCTTATTGATCGGGCTGGCCGCCAAAGCGCGTTCAGGCAAAGATACCGTGGCCAATCTTTTGCTGGCCCACTCCCCTTTACTGGCTGCCTATGCCTTGGCCGACCCTGTCAAAATGGGCTGCGAGGTGCTGTTTGGCCTGAGTCCCGCCCAGGCCTGGACTGACGACAGCCTGAAAGAAGTCCCTATCGCGCTATGGCAGCGCTCCCCGCGGCAGTGCTTTCAGTTGCTGGGAACAGACTGGATGCGCGAACGCGATCCCGATCACTGGTTGCGCCGCGCCCAACATCTGCTGAAGTTCGGGCCAGGCGCCGCCCTGGTTCGCAAACCGCAGGACTATTCGGTCTGGGCCCTGGCTTTGCCCGCTCTTTACGGCTTGTCGGCCGAACAGTTGGACGGCGAGCAAGCCGACCGTGTGGACAGCTTTTGGGGACTCAGTCCACGTCAGGCCGTTGAACACCTGCGCAGCCGGGTCCTGTCGCAGTATCCCGACTTCGAGCAACGCCGTCAGGCCTTGCCCCTGCGTGCACCGAGCCACCAGCTACCGGATATGAGCCAGGCACGCTGCCTGCTGATTAAAGATATTCGCTACGAAAACGAAGCCGACTTCATCCGTCAAAATGGCGGGGAGATATGGCATATTGAACGCCCTGGCAACCCGGTCATCAGCCAGCACTCCTCGGAATGGGGGATCGCGCGTGCCCCGCAAGACTACCTGATCCGAAACGATGCCGGCTTGCCAGAGCTGGCAAACAAGGTCCATGACCTCTGGCGCGGATTTACCCAGCGCCACGGCTTGCTGGCGTAA
- a CDS encoding glutathione binding-like protein has translation MIDLYYWTTPNGHKITMFLEESGLPYTLYPVNIAQGDQFKPEFLRIAPNNRIPAIVDHAPQDGGAPISLFESGAILQYLAEKTGQFLSADLRIRTETLQWLYWQMAGLGPMAGQNHHFNVYAPVKIEYAIDRYVRETGRLYGVLNKHLAQRDFIAGDYSIADMASYPWIVSHERQGQNLDDFPHLKRWFQRIAERPATGRAYALVETINPGSPVHDEKARQILFGQDSKTIR, from the coding sequence ATGATCGACCTGTATTACTGGACCACTCCCAACGGACATAAAATCACGATGTTTCTGGAAGAGTCCGGTCTGCCTTACACCCTGTACCCCGTCAATATTGCTCAGGGCGACCAGTTCAAACCCGAGTTCCTGCGTATCGCCCCCAATAATCGCATTCCCGCCATTGTCGACCACGCTCCGCAAGACGGCGGCGCGCCCATCTCCTTGTTTGAGTCAGGCGCCATCTTGCAGTATCTGGCCGAAAAAACCGGACAATTCCTGTCCGCAGACTTGCGCATCCGCACCGAAACCTTGCAGTGGCTCTACTGGCAAATGGCAGGGCTGGGCCCCATGGCCGGTCAGAACCATCATTTCAATGTGTATGCCCCGGTAAAAATCGAGTATGCGATAGATCGTTATGTGCGTGAGACAGGTCGCCTCTATGGCGTGCTCAACAAGCATCTGGCGCAGCGCGACTTTATCGCCGGAGACTATTCCATTGCGGACATGGCCAGTTACCCCTGGATTGTCTCGCATGAGCGCCAAGGCCAGAACCTGGACGACTTTCCCCATTTGAAGCGTTGGTTCCAGCGTATTGCCGAACGACCAGCTACGGGTCGTGCCTACGCACTGGTCGAGACAATCAACCCAGGCTCTCCCGTCCATGATGAGAAAGCCCGTCAAATCCTTTTTGGCCAAGACTCCAAAACCATTCGATAG
- a CDS encoding cytochrome b, whose protein sequence is MSNTSVPEDQPRYTRIARILHWIMALALTALVIVGHTMKTLPLSPLKLQVYSWHKWAGITLLLLLVLRLIWRLLHRPPALPASMSFWSRALAHSGHALLYLLMLAIPLTGWLMSSAKGFQTVWFGVIPLPDLVSKDKPLGELLVQVHIFLNYALIAMVSLHVLAALKHQFIDRDGLLGRITFTLGKAKS, encoded by the coding sequence ATGAGCAACACTTCTGTCCCAGAGGATCAGCCCCGTTACACCCGCATCGCCCGCATCTTGCACTGGATCATGGCATTGGCGCTGACTGCCTTGGTCATCGTGGGCCACACCATGAAAACCTTGCCGCTGTCCCCCCTGAAACTGCAAGTCTATTCCTGGCACAAGTGGGCTGGCATCACCCTGCTGCTACTGCTGGTGCTGCGCCTGATCTGGCGTTTGTTGCACCGCCCCCCTGCCTTGCCCGCCAGCATGTCTTTCTGGAGCCGGGCGCTGGCGCATAGCGGCCATGCCCTCCTGTATCTGTTGATGCTGGCCATCCCTCTGACCGGCTGGCTGATGAGCTCGGCCAAAGGATTCCAGACGGTCTGGTTTGGCGTGATCCCCCTGCCCGATCTGGTCTCCAAAGACAAACCTTTGGGAGAGTTGCTGGTCCAAGTACACATCTTTTTGAATTACGCCCTGATTGCCATGGTCAGCCTGCACGTTCTGGCGGCCCTCAAGCATCAGTTCATTGACCGTGACGGCTTGCTCGGCCGCATCACCTTTACTTTAGGCAAAGCCAAATCATGA
- the holB gene encoding DNA polymerase III subunit delta': MSDSLTFLPWQIETAQAWLGNRERFAHAWLIHGLPGIGKTQFARAAGASLLCEQPVQGLACGHCQACQWVRGGNHPDLRLLRPDAIALEEQGPDMQEGDLAKDAAARKNPSREIRVEQLRQLQHWFNTATHRGGWRVAVVYPAQALNLVSANALLKVLEEPADRTVFLLVADAPDRLLPTLVSRCRRLPLPVPDAQQSVQWLQQQGLEHASDWLAAWGGAPLKAFSASEAMQAPCPDWLSAWIEGVLKAGREADLSLADTLEKLPVQEWVDHWQRLFVDIQLSGFAQSARYYPSLQKQIDALAAQANSAALTEALKWLAQQKALGNHPLNAKLLVHHALDRLHQACRRV; encoded by the coding sequence GTGTCTGATAGTTTGACTTTTCTACCCTGGCAAATCGAGACGGCTCAGGCCTGGCTGGGTAATCGAGAGCGTTTTGCCCATGCCTGGCTGATCCATGGTCTGCCCGGTATCGGCAAGACGCAGTTCGCCCGGGCGGCTGGAGCCAGTTTATTGTGCGAGCAGCCTGTTCAGGGACTGGCTTGCGGCCACTGTCAGGCCTGTCAGTGGGTGCGTGGGGGCAATCACCCGGATTTGCGTCTGTTGCGTCCTGATGCGATTGCCTTGGAGGAGCAGGGACCCGACATGCAGGAGGGCGATCTGGCCAAGGACGCGGCAGCCCGTAAAAATCCGTCTCGGGAAATCCGGGTGGAGCAGTTGCGACAGTTGCAGCACTGGTTCAATACGGCCACGCATCGGGGAGGCTGGCGCGTCGCGGTCGTGTATCCGGCTCAGGCCTTGAATCTGGTGTCTGCCAATGCCTTGCTGAAGGTGTTGGAGGAACCGGCCGATCGTACTGTTTTTTTGCTGGTGGCCGATGCCCCCGATCGACTGCTGCCAACGCTTGTCTCACGCTGTCGCCGCTTGCCTTTGCCGGTACCGGATGCTCAGCAATCGGTGCAATGGCTGCAGCAGCAGGGGCTAGAGCACGCATCTGATTGGTTGGCAGCCTGGGGGGGGGCTCCTTTAAAGGCGTTCAGCGCCAGTGAGGCGATGCAGGCGCCGTGTCCGGACTGGCTCAGTGCCTGGATCGAGGGTGTCTTGAAAGCTGGCCGTGAAGCGGACTTGTCGCTGGCCGATACGCTGGAAAAACTTCCGGTTCAGGAATGGGTCGATCATTGGCAACGTTTGTTCGTTGATATTCAGTTAAGTGGTTTTGCCCAGTCGGCGCGTTACTATCCCTCGTTGCAAAAACAGATTGATGCGCTGGCGGCTCAGGCCAATTCGGCGGCCCTTACCGAAGCGCTCAAATGGCTGGCTCAGCAAAAGGCGCTGGGCAATCATCCGCTCAATGCTAAATTGTTGGTTCATCATGCCTTGGACCGCTTGCACCAGGCATGTCGTCGTGTTTAA
- a CDS encoding site-specific integrase translates to MKKRSTREEGQFDLPLLGVKAADISAEALFDTWLQHQRPPMAASTQRVYRTLWRRFLQALHEHQKQYTQIQPTDIRDFLSNLDDVRRPQRERYQQVIARAYEELCRQDGRSENPALAPAINDPFKESWRQAPDNQATQFLSVEQCRATIKSLCHRRRVLELATDMTVATRWREYRDMTIVAVMLATGLRPVELEHLHPSAIRATQVGVEPLSDGQADEDEGMALWRDGSLLISLSGVAKRDVRVPVWCDEMLRSWLIFSGLQDAGAWVKESRVFPGSRQISAARPQAQMNPATLARIVSKWGIKQMDLLMTPQRLRNTFGAGLIERGFSLPEIEEVMGYAPGAASAWRLQAAWLAWLQAQKVVATSLTRPSTQSD, encoded by the coding sequence ATGAAAAAAAGGTCTACACGCGAAGAAGGGCAGTTTGACCTGCCACTATTGGGCGTAAAAGCCGCCGACATTTCGGCGGAAGCCTTGTTTGATACTTGGCTGCAGCATCAGCGTCCCCCCATGGCAGCCAGTACGCAACGAGTGTATCGAACCTTATGGCGGCGCTTTTTGCAGGCCCTTCATGAGCATCAAAAACAGTACACGCAGATTCAGCCCACGGATATTCGTGACTTTTTGAGCAATCTGGACGATGTGCGCCGACCTCAGCGCGAACGCTATCAACAAGTCATCGCCCGCGCCTACGAGGAACTGTGTCGTCAGGATGGTCGCTCCGAAAACCCCGCTCTGGCGCCAGCCATCAACGATCCCTTCAAGGAAAGCTGGCGGCAAGCGCCCGACAATCAGGCCACTCAATTTCTGTCGGTCGAACAATGTCGGGCGACGATCAAGTCATTGTGTCATCGGCGCCGCGTTCTGGAGCTGGCCACTGATATGACGGTCGCCACCCGGTGGCGCGAATATCGGGACATGACCATTGTGGCGGTGATGCTAGCGACGGGTCTGCGTCCGGTGGAGTTGGAACACCTGCATCCCTCGGCCATCAGAGCCACCCAAGTGGGGGTTGAACCCCTTTCTGACGGGCAGGCCGATGAGGACGAGGGCATGGCCCTCTGGCGCGATGGCTCCCTGCTCATCAGTCTCTCGGGCGTGGCAAAGCGCGATGTCAGGGTGCCCGTATGGTGTGATGAGATGTTGCGTAGCTGGTTGATCTTCAGTGGCCTTCAAGACGCTGGAGCCTGGGTGAAAGAGAGTCGCGTCTTTCCGGGCAGCCGTCAGATCAGCGCGGCTCGTCCCCAGGCGCAGATGAATCCGGCCACCCTGGCGCGTATCGTCAGTAAATGGGGCATCAAGCAGATGGATTTGTTGATGACGCCACAACGCTTGCGCAACACCTTTGGTGCTGGCCTGATTGAACGCGGCTTTTCTCTGCCAGAAATTGAAGAGGTGATGGGTTACGCCCCGGGCGCGGCCAGCGCCTGGCGTCTGCAGGCTGCCTGGCTGGCTTGGTTGCAGGCGCAAAAAGTGGTGGCGACCTCATTAACGAGGCCCAGTACGCAATCAGACTGA
- a CDS encoding TatD family hydrolase, producing MFVDSHCHLNFPELAENLDAILDKMRQNQVGCALVVSVDMDDWPGLMELVRPHTHLFASVGVHPDYEKVTEPTVQELVTLAQDPKVVAIGETGLDYYRLQEPLEWQRERFRTHIRASRESGLPLIIHTRSASEDTIAIMRQEQAQLAGGVMHCFTETWEVAQAALDLNFYISFSGIVTFKNATQLQDVAQRVPLDRLLIETDSPFLAPVPYRGKTNNPALVIHVAEKIAELRGISVKEVEEASTENFFRLFNKVRL from the coding sequence ATGTTTGTTGATTCGCATTGCCATCTTAACTTTCCCGAACTTGCTGAAAATCTGGACGCCATTCTGGATAAGATGCGTCAGAACCAGGTGGGCTGTGCGCTAGTGGTCAGCGTCGATATGGACGACTGGCCCGGTTTGATGGAGTTGGTCCGTCCGCATACCCATTTGTTTGCCTCGGTCGGTGTACATCCGGACTACGAAAAGGTGACCGAGCCCACCGTGCAGGAGCTGGTGACGCTGGCTCAGGACCCGAAAGTCGTGGCTATCGGAGAGACGGGCCTGGATTACTACCGTTTGCAAGAGCCGTTGGAGTGGCAGCGCGAGCGCTTCCGTACCCATATACGGGCCAGCCGTGAATCGGGCCTGCCCTTGATTATTCATACGCGTTCAGCCAGTGAGGACACGATTGCGATCATGCGCCAGGAGCAGGCTCAGCTTGCGGGGGGCGTCATGCATTGCTTTACGGAAACCTGGGAAGTGGCGCAGGCGGCCCTGGACCTGAATTTCTACATTTCCTTCTCGGGCATCGTCACCTTCAAAAATGCCACCCAGCTCCAAGACGTGGCGCAACGGGTGCCGCTGGACCGCTTGCTGATTGAAACCGATTCGCCCTTTCTGGCTCCAGTTCCGTATCGAGGTAAAACCAATAATCCTGCTCTGGTCATTCATGTGGCCGAGAAGATTGCAGAATTGCGGGGTATTTCCGTCAAGGAGGTGGAAGAAGCCAGCACAGAGAATTTTTTCAGATTATTCAATAAGGTACGGCTCTAA
- the arsC gene encoding arsenate reductase (glutaredoxin) (This arsenate reductase requires both glutathione and glutaredoxin to convert arsenate to arsenite, after which the efflux transporter formed by ArsA and ArsB can extrude the arsenite from the cell, providing resistance.), with translation MSKIYHNPRCSTSRNALVLMREKGREPEIIEYLKTPLSRSELKALIAATGLTVREAMRSKEAIYSELNLDNPDLSDEELLAALEANPILLNRPIVVTEKGTRLARPLEVVQEIL, from the coding sequence ATGAGCAAAATCTATCATAATCCGCGCTGCAGCACTTCGCGCAATGCCCTGGTCCTGATGCGAGAAAAAGGACGGGAGCCCGAGATCATTGAATACCTGAAAACCCCCTTGTCGCGCAGCGAACTCAAAGCGCTGATTGCGGCCACGGGTCTGACGGTGCGTGAGGCCATGCGTAGCAAAGAAGCGATTTACAGCGAGTTGAATCTGGACAATCCGGATTTAAGCGACGAGGAGTTGCTCGCTGCCCTGGAAGCCAACCCCATTTTGCTGAATCGTCCCATTGTGGTGACGGAAAAAGGGACGCGTCTGGCGCGTCCCCTGGAAGTGGTGCAGGAAATCCTGTAA